The genomic window CACCCGTGTCTCCATCGCTCCCCACCCGTCGAGGAGCGACCGGTACAGCGCCTCGTAGGCGGCGGCGGTGCGGTCGGGCCCCAGGCTGCGCAGCGCCCACTCGCGCGCCGCCCGCCCCATCCGCGCGCGCCGCTCCGGCTCCTCCAGCAGCCGGGCGACCGCCTCCACGAAGGCGTCCGCGCCGGAGGCCACCAGGGCGTGTGTCCCGTCCTCCACCTCCATCCCCTCGAAGGCGAGCGGCGTCCCCACCACCGCCTTGCCGGCCGCCAGGGCCTCCGCGACCTTCACCCGCATCCCGCCGCCGCGGCGGATGGGGGCCACCACGACCGCCGCCCGGTCCAGGTGCGGCGCCAGGTCCGGAACCCAGCCGGTGACCTCGATCCCCGCTCCCGCCAACTTCCGCAGCGCGCCGGGAGGCCCCTCGCCCACAAGATACAGCCGGAGCCCCGGGAAGCGCCCCCGCAGCCGCGGAAAGATGTCGCAGACCAGGTGCAGGGCGGCGTCCAGGTTGGGCGGGTGCACGAAGCTCCCCACGAAGAGGAGCGCCGGGCGGGGCCCGCCCACCGGGTCCGCCGCCGCCTCGGGGAGCGAGACCGCGAGCGGGATGCGGACGACGGGGGTCCCCGTCCCGAGCCGTTCCAGCTCCGCCCGGTCGCGCCCGGTGAAGGCGACCGCGGCGTCCGCGCGGCGGAGGACGCCCGCCTCGAACATCTCCCACCGCCGCGCGTCGGTGCGCCAGAAGGCGCGCTCCCACCCGCGGGCCGCCAGCACCCGCTCCCGGGCGACGGGGACGGCGGGCTCGTGGACGGTCACCACGCGCCGCGCCCGCACCCCGTCCAGCGCGCCCAGGTACTGCCCCATGGCGCTGAACTCCGCCTGCACCACCTCCGGGCGCCACTCGTCCGTGATCCGGCGGAGCGACCGCGCGAACGGCGCGTTCCAGCGGGCGGCCACCCAGAGCGGCTTGCCGGCCGCGATCCCGCGGAGCGCCGCGAAGGCCCGCGGCCAGGGGCGCAGCGACGAGGCGGCGATCCC from Longimicrobiaceae bacterium includes these protein-coding regions:
- a CDS encoding glycosyltransferase family 4 protein, giving the protein GIAASSLRPWPRAFAALRGIAAGKPLWVAARWNAPFARSLRRITDEWRPEVVQAEFSAMGQYLGALDGVRARRVVTVHEPAVPVARERVLAARGWERAFWRTDARRWEMFEAGVLRRADAAVAFTGRDRAELERLGTGTPVVRIPLAVSLPEAAADPVGGPRPALLFVGSFVHPPNLDAALHLVCDIFPRLRGRFPGLRLYLVGEGPPGALRKLAGAGIEVTGWVPDLAPHLDRAAVVVAPIRRGGGMRVKVAEALAAGKAVVGTPLAFEGMEVEDGTHALVASGADAFVEAVARLLEEPERRARMGRAAREWALRSLGPDRTAAAYEALYRSLLDGWGAMETRVEAAR